In Danio rerio strain Tuebingen ecotype United States chromosome 18, GRCz12tu, whole genome shotgun sequence, the genomic window AGTCACTCGATGAAgttgatataaataaatagaaaatctttatattttatttaaaataatatttctgttattgttagttaatgcatttactgtcATGAACAACcaatgagcaatacatttattatagtatttttgtttGTAAACGTTAAGTAAATATagctgttcattgttagttcatgttaactcagggtgcattaactaatgttaactagcatGATTTTGGATGTTGatgatgcattagtaaatgttgaactacgaGTAATATAtgctgtgttagtaaatgcattaactaatgaaacctttttGCAAAGTGTGATAAAGttattaaatgtgatatttttgtAGTCATTTTAGACTAGATATAATTACCTTTTTCCTGAATTCTCTAGGTGTGTTGATGTACAGAGGTTTCCCTCTGGATCTGTTTATGGCACAGTGCTATGCCAACGCTGATGACCTTGGTAAGGGCAGACAAATGCCAGTTCATTACGGCTCCAAAGACCTCAATTTTGTCACCATCTCTTCACCACTTGCCACTCAGATCCCCCAAGGTGAGAAGTAAACATGTCTTTTAACTATGTCATTTTTTTATACACTATAATTCACAGGAGTCAGGGCTCAGATTATTCTTATACCAACCAGTACTGAAATGTTTAcagtttaaactttattttaatcaatTGAATGCTTCTTTATTGAAAAACTACATTATATATGAACTATTAAATGACAGTGCAGCATGTATTAGTAATGAGATCAATCTCCGCTCTAACCCAGCATATGAATGATATGTTTTGCCAAAAACAGCAAAGCATTAAATAACAACTTGACAAATTAAGTGGTAACTTCTGATACTGTACAGCACAggctttttttgtctttgttgtgTCGACATTTGTGATTTGTTTTGCACAGCCAAAACTGCTAGATGCCGCTGTTGACTCTAGCACAAAATcaatattaaaaagaaatgtcTGTGCAAAATCCTGAAAGGACTGAAAATGGGTTTGTTCACATTTTGCTTGCCTGATATTTGCTTGCTATTAATTGCGTCATGGAAGTTATATGAGAATTGAATTTGCACCATATAAAAATTATGTGTTTTACAAAAAAGCGTCAAACAATAAATGGAGCAGTAACTTGCTCTTTTGACTTTGTTGAGTTGACATCTGTGCTTGTTTTTGTGCAAGTTCACAGCCAAAACTGCTAGATGCCGTTGTTGAATGTAGGAACCAAGTATAGCAGACAACAATATTTGATTATCCCTGTGAAATGTCTGCACAAAATCATTTTAGGTCACAGCTATATAAAACAGCTATATAAAACAATCTCCCTGCAAAATCCTAGAAAGACTAAAAAATTTACAAATGTAcacaacaaaaaattatttgttcaCAGTTGGATTGCTTAACATTAGTTTATAGTGATATAGAAGTTACAGGAAAATGGAATTGCGCCATACACAAATGGTGCAAATTAGGTTCCTAAAAGTACAGTTAATGTAAATACCAACGTCTCTATATTCTGTGTGATAGCGGCTGGAGCAGCGTACGCAGTGAAGAGGGAGAACGCAAACCGCGTGGTGATCTGTTACTTTGGAGAAGGAGCTGCCAGTGAAGGAGATGCTCATGCTGGATTTAACTTCTCCGCAACACTTGAGTGTCCTCTCATATTCTTCTGCCGCAACAACGGTTATGCCATCTCTACACCCACCAATGAACAGTACAGAGGAGATGGTATTGGTGAGTGAATCCGCACAGCAGAGTCTCCAATGAAAACCTTTTTAGTTTCAGTATTCTTATTCTTTTAAACGTTATTTTTTTCCCTACAGCTGCTCGAGGTCCAGGATATGGCCTGATGTCGATCCGTGTAGATGGCAATGATGTATTTGCAGTGTATAATGCCACGAAAGAGGCCCGCCGCAGAGCTGTGGCTGAAAACCAGCCCTTCCTCATTGAAGCGATGACCTACAGGTACAGTAGATCAAACCAGCTTCCACAGCATTTCATTACCTATAAACAGCCTCTGTTGCTCAGTATAGACCTGCAGGAGACCACAGGGGTGCCATTTGAGGAAGGGCctattttttattgtgtgtagGGTGGCAAACTCAGCAGAAATCACCAGGAGATGTGCTGTAAACTTATTTATCAACACAATATTTTGCAGCGTAAGCTTTCGCGAAGCATTATAAAGTTTGTGGGAGTGAGCTACTTGCCTTATTCATAGAAAAAAACTGTGTGTCTTTGGTTtctcacacagacatacacatgaCATTCTTGGTGTAGTGAATCCATACAATTTAAGCTGATTATACTCTTCCCTTTAGGGTTTGGATTCAGTTTATGTGCTTATTGCCATTTATATGCAAATGTGATCTTCCTCCTTATGTAGATTTGATTCCCTGGCTGAATGGCTCAATACAGTaacaccccccaaaaaaatcttTGGGCGGTTGGTGGTAGGGGGGTTGACAGAGTGCGTGCAACGTGTCTGTAGAACGAGGAGGAATCAGAACGTGAGAAGGGAGCGTGACTTCTGAcgtgcgatttccgggagattatcactcgtttgcgggcattatgagtcccgcaaatgcatagagactcccggaacttccgggagacttcggatgtctgaatatcacgtttaacaacaaGGAGATGCGATCTAGCGGTACATCCCTAATAAACTGtatgacgtgcactgctctctgcagCGCATGACCGTGTGTGGCTGTGGCTGTGGCTGTggctgtggctgtgtgtgtgtgtgtgtgtgtgtgtgtgtgtgtgtgcgtgcgtgcgtgcgtgcgtgcgtgcgtgcgtgcgtgcgtggtcacatgatgtgcgttttcagcggactgagggctgttcagaaatgctaggtaaaacacgatgtggatcattttcgttccaAAATACCATTataacactaagacgtattagtgtaaacggggccaaagtGTAtgtttttcgcgagcgggtttatgacgggggcggggcagaggatcggcgatgccgACTCAGCATAGTGTTGTCtgttggccatcggcgatggatgatggcatcgactatcggcccaaccctagttgAGTCTGGATtttagttgaccaggagctacagaattgtatttatttactgcatttatgcattatttatacaatttatgtaataaaataaagtttttctaataatttttgtcttgtttctagtccaaatatctacatttcaaagcaaaaacaagattattttactccactggcagataattttgcttgttttaaggaaaaactcaactTTTGCCTAattttttttgatgttgaaaacaaaacaatattgtaACTTGATctcataatttttaaatgtttgtactagaaacaagacaaagcaaattaataaaaagCCATTTTTGCATTGTAATTATGCAATTTCTGTAccagaatactgttagactccctagAAAACCATTAAATAAGGCTATTCAAAGcttcttgtgaaactgtattcttattgcaatattttcgcagaaaaataaaatatcacaagatccaatatcgtgcagccctaatttagaGCACCTCACACTTCAACTTCTACATGCAGAGATGCTCATCAATATCCGTTTCAAAGCAGTGGATCAGTAGATCTCAGAGGAAGGGCAAGCATTGAAAGCTTTAGTTTGCAGTAGCAAGTTGTTTAATTTGACGTTAAGATGGTGAAgggggttttatttatttatttatttataaaatttctgAATGCTGCATCTTAAGTTTGTAGATGCAAAGATGTCATTTATCATTTAACACCTTTTTTTTGGGATTTTTGTCTATATTCGTCAAAGAAGTATTCACACAAAACTGTATTTTCTGGAAGCCAGCTTAACCTGACTGCATATACCTGTCATATTACATGTCCATGAGTGTTTTAATCAAATTGATTACAGTCCTCATCCTTCAAAACGTTACTAAGGAGATGCTAGTTTTCTTAATCTAGCTGAAAAATGTAGTTTGCGAATGATCTGGCCATCAAGCAGTTGGAAGTTTAGACGCTCCGTTCAGTCTGTGATTTTTCTGAGGGCTTTCATTCTTCAGAAATAATGATAGGGTATGACAGCCTGTACTTGcagttaataataatgttttatcctTCCTCTTTTAGAAGAAAATAGACTTTTCACATCTTGTAAGTGTACAGAAGCAAAAATTGTCATAGTCGATTGCagactttaaaacaaaaaaaaaacatgtatatgtatattatgtAAATTAGTAGtagtgtaacagatcacaaatcacATGGCTCAGATCACATTATGGTGTTTTAGTcacagatcggaccatttttcagatcagctaTAAAGggaaggagacaaatgtaatttgcttttcatTACAAAAccagtactgcaagacacttttgggttttaataaacaaaacttagaacctataattttattaaagataaaaagaAGACATTATCAGctgaataaataaactgtaaaatattcgttactgtgaaaaattcactactgttgctgataacgctaaatgtatAAACCTGACACTATAATTTGtacaattcatatttatttgtaatcctattttcaataaatgattctgttattcacttataaaatgtgttacaTTGATAgatgtataattttaaataaaaaattattcagtGCCATATTTTAATGGCTGGTTGTTGCCTCCTTTTGGTTAAATAATATagttgctgcctacaactttcatttcatgagcatatgacagtgattttaatcttgaGCATAAACATtgatggttttatttaatttataaatcattatcccagtacttctgtgttatttgactatttgtaacttcataactaactcaaacgactaaagactcaatctctttcagatttgaatgcagtgatTCGAAGGATTACTAAAcacatttaaagagcccctattatacatgaaataagctcatattttggttgtaagggtctccaacaacagtctaatatgcatgcaaggtcaaaaaacacttttattgtcttataatatgcatttatatttacctgattatcccagtgactcccatatgaatcgttcagtgattcatttgtttccaaacggactcttttataaatgaatcaatagttttaaacattgtccactttcagatttaagccttagctggatatttcacttcacttagagctgtgctaCACACTACATTGgaggtcattctcaaaaacccataataggggctctttaaatcaccatcatttataatttatgttgcgttgGTGTTAAAATCctaatcttttaatgattaatcgtgcatcttactgaatgcattaatgcaggctaaacaagtagtgacagaaaacacctttaacctaagaaacccaccacattccaaataacccaccacaacttctttctatcatcattatattttacataaaaacctaaatgctttcatacatgagATTTGAATAACACAATCTCTCTGCGATCATtgcaaatttaggattaatctacaagtaaaaaaataattataattttaatctGTGTCTCACGTGTgttccgaaccgtgggttgtCATTCGTTCGAAAAGCAGATCACCCGTGATCTGTTATatccctatatatatatgtatatgtatgtatgaatgtgaaagtgatcatcatattaattgcaattaaatatGTTTCCCCAAATATCTTTTgctcataataaaaataatagcccTTACCCGTAATCTAGTGTTTAGGATTCAGCTCTCTCATGTCACAAACTTCCTTTAGAGGGCAGTTGTGAGCTAATGGTCAGTGAGTTGGATTTGTAACCTAAAGGTTGTTGCTTCAATTCTTGGTCCCGGCAAGAATTAAAGACAAGGGCAAACTAATGAACTGCCTTTCATCTCCACCTTCGATACACTGCtcactctctgtgtttgtgtctttTTAACTCACTTAAAATGTGTGTGCACTTGGATGGGTTAAAAGCAGAGGACCCATTTTAAGTATGGGTAAAACGATATCTTCACTTCACTCACAATTAACAGAGCATTGGTAGAATTTTAGTCCATGTTAAGAATAAATGCataattatagtaaaaaaaaaactatttgtagaCAACAGACTAATCTGAATAGTTCAAGCATGTCTTTACCTTACAATAATTGATTTGGATTTGGATAATGGATTCTACACATGAGATTTTCTATTAGCAAAGTGATTTATGTACATATTATTTTAcatgtaaggcaaggcaaggcaagtttatttatatagcacatttcatacacagtggcaattcaaagtgctttacataaacaagaataaaagaaacaagtaaaataaaaataaaaacaaataataaaaatgcgtaaaaacaaaacaaaacataaaaacaggtaaaatgtgatataaaagaatgaagaagaagagaaaaacatgatagtgcaatctgtcggacgcagcacagtgctcattcagaaaaggcacagctaaacagatgtgttttcagtcttgatttgaatgtgcctaatgttggagcacatctgatcatttctggaagctgattccagcagcgaggggcatagtggctgaaagctgattcaccctgctttgactgaactcttggaacttctagtttatatgatcctaaagatctgagtgatctgttaggtttgtattcagtgagcatatctgtgatgtatttaggtcctaggccatttagtgatttatagaccagtaataatactttaacttACTGTACTTTAAtgtacacacatatgcatactcatttttttatttattatctatcttataagtatgtatatttttttctctcccaacatatagtaaaataattttataataaaataagcgAATCCTTTTGCCTCTTCCTTATCCAGGATCGGTCATCACAGCACCAGTGACGACAGCTCTGCCTACCGTTCAGTGGACGAGGTGAACTACTGGGACAAGCAGGACCACCCCATCTCTCGCCTGCGCCACTACATGACAGCCCGCGATTGGTGGGGAGAGGATGAGGAGCGCGCCTGGAGGAAGCAGTCACGAAAACTCGTCATGGAGGCCTTCGAAAGAGCCGAGAGACGCCTGAAACCCAACCCTGACCTGATGTTCACCGACGTCTACGATGAGATGGTGCCTCACATCGCCAAGCAGAAAGATTCCATGTGGAGACACGTCCAGCAATATAAAGAGCATTACCCACTTGACCACTATGAGAAATAATCCATGAGCCATGGACACAACTGGGAAAGTTCTTGCACATGTCAGATTGTCTGAATTCTTCCTTTTGTTTCCATTTTACACTTTTGTTGGTTGCATTAGAAAGCACAAAAATAATGGTAATGTTGTTCTCCATATTTGCCACTAGAGGCCTCTGTGCTGTCATTTTGTGCCTTGGAAAATGGTGGAAGTGGAGCAGTGCTGGAAATATGTTGAAGATCTTCTACACAGGCCTGATGTAGCAAATAATCCTGTCATCAATACAGTATCCATTTATCAACATGGTGTTATCAATCAATTGaccattgtttattcattttaagggatagttcaccaaaaattttaaatttcctgacaatTTATCCACACTCAAGcggttctgttaaacacaaaacaagatattctgaataaTGTTGCAAAAAAGCagacattgacatccatagtgggaacaaaaaaaaaatactattgaagtcaatggccttttccagcattctttagtGTGTCATGTTTAAGTTCACTATAAAAAAGCAGGTTTGCAATAAGTGGATgatgagtaaatgacgacagaataatCATGTATGGGTGAACAATCACTTTAATGAGTATTTTTTGTTCGAATCCGTTCTAATCTCTAAATGATGAGCATAAATTGTCATTTCTCCTCAGACAACACTCATTTTCGGTGAAGGTGATGTGACTGACACATTTGAAATGTTCATTTCTGTATTGTTACCCTCAGACTTTCCACTCCAGACTAAGCTGTTAAGAAGTATATATGCAATGTTACTGTAGTAATAAATGGTTTGTCTCATGTTATTTTTTCCCCTCTCACAGATGAtgttaataataactttatttagCTGTGGTTAATAATGAATTGGACAGTTTTTCTGTGTGAAACTCACTCAACTGTTATGTGACATTATGATTGTTGTGTTTGAGATTTATTCCGTTAGCTTTAGGGGgttgtaaattgtattttaaacaataaacatgCTCATGAAATGTAATCGCTCATATAGTGAAGTGCTTACTATATGTACTTTTGTAATTGTAGTCTGTGCCCTGTTTTATGGAAACGATCATGAGTTTAAAACGTGTAAATGAATAGTCTTGTGGACACTTTTATTATAGCAGGTAAATAAGTACACTTATTTGtcttataaaacatattttaaaggtgTTGTTGACTTTTCAACAGATCTCAGTAACAACCAAAGTAATcaatacatacaaagaaaacaaaactaatacaatttaatgacgggaacaaacaaactgaaaaacGTGATGTGTAAAAAAGCATGGAAAGTCCAGACAGCAGTTGAAATCTCTCAGTATTTAGAAAGCAACCCTGCCTtttgtcagtgtaaattaatattagctgctttagtccaacatctgcactacctgactaaagtctacAGTCAATCACAGTtgcaagagcaacaaataataacttgacttctagttgatcatttggaaaccttacagatttttctgatgaatcatctgtttaacTGCATCACAATCGtcacaaatactgctgaagacctgaaacccgcatggacccaggCTTCTTGACAGAATCTTGACAGAAATCAGTTTTTTTGATTAGAAATCACATTTGTGTTGCTcattaaattacaaaccacaggagagggcaaattcttcagcaggatagcgctcattctcataatacttcagcctccacatcaaagttcctaaaaacaaaaaaacatcaaggtgcttcaggaatggccagcccagtcacctgaatgaacattattgagcatgtatggGCTAAGATGAAgtaggaggcattgaaaatgaattcaAAACATCTTGATGAACTGTgattcctgcaagaacgctttatttgccatttcagatcaatttatttataagttatttgagttattgtagagatgtatgaatgcagtcatTAAAGCTTATGAGACTCATACACAAAATTCATtatttttcactgcaccatgaccagttatattctatactctacattatttctgttaagtgataagACTTTAGTCTTAGCAAAGTAAAacgttactgtcctaattaaatcattaaaaatcaaggcatgatcatattttattttggcaaaataagcataatctagagacttttacctttcatataagccacttttgataccaaatgatcaactaggtcAATGCGACGCGAATGTTGTGTGATGCAACAGATCCTCTGAATATTTCCATGAGCCATTATATTTTCCGTGGTGTTCGGAAGCATGTGGTCTAAGAATTGGCTCTTTCCAAAGCACTGGCTTTCTTCGAGGAATAGTAAATAGTGAAACTTCCCCCACATAGAATTACGACTCCATTCTCTATACAAGATGTTTTAATTGAAGCTGGCATTACCAAAAACTAAAAGCCTTTTATACAAAGaaattaaatgcatttcagtatttggtactttctccttgtgtcattccatttttGTTACAATTAACCAATAGTTTGGAGctgggctcagtggttag contains:
- the bckdha gene encoding 2-oxoisovalerate dehydrogenase subunit alpha, mitochondrial, which gives rise to MAAARAVKKLYGIGLHAIRQNTALKATTLLQQRGFRVNGVLRQQSIDDSDEKPQFPGASAEFIDHLEFIQPNVISGIPVYRVMDRQGQIINPSEDPQLSKETVLNFYQKMTLLNTMDRILYESQRQGRISFYMTNYGEEGTHIGSAAALDPSDLVFGQYREAGVLMYRGFPLDLFMAQCYANADDLGKGRQMPVHYGSKDLNFVTISSPLATQIPQAAGAAYAVKRENANRVVICYFGEGAASEGDAHAGFNFSATLECPLIFFCRNNGYAISTPTNEQYRGDGIAARGPGYGLMSIRVDGNDVFAVYNATKEARRRAVAENQPFLIEAMTYRIGHHSTSDDSSAYRSVDEVNYWDKQDHPISRLRHYMTARDWWGEDEERAWRKQSRKLVMEAFERAERRLKPNPDLMFTDVYDEMVPHIAKQKDSMWRHVQQYKEHYPLDHYEK